In the Methylomonas rhizoryzae genome, one interval contains:
- a CDS encoding exodeoxyribonuclease III, with the protein MKIVSWNVNGIRAVKDKGFADTLAQLNADCLLLQETKAQDEQVVTALADIDHYHVYSNSADRKGYSGVAILSRTAPLRIVHDIGVDEHDQEGRVIVAEFDRFYLLNVYVPNSGDQLVRLAYRQTWDAALLTYIQQLRLQKPVIACGDFNVAHREIDIARPKANYNKSAGYTQVEIDGFSTLLAAGMVDSFRHFHPDTVAYSWWSYRANAREKNIGWRIDYVLTDAVLLNRISAAFILPEIQGSDHCPVGIELTL; encoded by the coding sequence ATGAAAATCGTCTCTTGGAACGTCAACGGCATCCGCGCCGTTAAAGACAAAGGTTTTGCCGATACCCTAGCGCAGTTAAACGCCGACTGCTTGCTGCTGCAGGAAACCAAAGCCCAGGACGAACAGGTAGTCACCGCCCTGGCCGACATCGACCACTACCATGTCTACAGCAACTCGGCCGACCGTAAAGGCTATTCCGGAGTCGCGATTCTCAGCCGCACCGCACCCCTGCGCATAGTGCACGACATCGGCGTAGACGAGCACGATCAAGAAGGCCGGGTGATCGTCGCCGAATTCGACCGGTTTTATTTGTTGAACGTGTACGTGCCCAATAGCGGCGATCAATTGGTACGCTTGGCTTATCGGCAAACCTGGGACGCCGCCTTGCTGACTTATATACAACAGTTGCGATTGCAAAAGCCCGTAATCGCCTGCGGCGATTTTAACGTGGCGCATAGGGAAATCGATATCGCCCGGCCCAAAGCCAACTACAACAAATCCGCCGGCTACACCCAAGTCGAAATCGACGGCTTCAGCACGCTGCTGGCGGCCGGCATGGTGGACAGCTTTCGGCATTTTCATCCGGATACCGTCGCCTACAGCTGGTGGAGCTACCGAGCCAATGCCCGGGAAAAAAACATCGGCTGGAGAATCGATTACGTCTTGACCGATGCCGTATTGCTGAACCGTATTTCGGCAGCCTTCATCCTGCCCGAGATTCAGGGTTCCGATCATTGTCCGGTGGGAATCGAACTGA